AGCATTTGCATCATGATGGTAATAGCAGCAACAATAATTGTGTCTTGAGCGGGTGAACTAATACTGATAGAAACACCTTTCCATTTGTGTTTGTAATGATAGCGgctacaacaacaatattacTTCCTAGCGGCAACTAAAAGTAACGACAATCCCAAAACCAACCATTTTATATGAGCAATTAACAATAGCAGCTATCAACTGAAATATGGGAGGATATGTGATATTAAAGATTATTATCCAGTTCAGCTAATTCATATCAGCGGCAATATAtgaatcatcatctttGTAATTTATTTCAACAACGTCTATTATTCTGAATGTATTCTGGTTGAAGGAAAGGGATGTATATCAATGaggttttggttttattaTGATAACAAGTGAAACAAGTTCATCATAATCGTTTTTATGtagataataattaaaatttgaaagaagaaagaaaaagtgaagaagaaatgataaattttttttggatgcaaaaataatttggGTCTATTTATATAGCGTTAGAAaaacacacacatacaAACTATTCTGTGATTGTGTCAACTAGTGCAAATTTGCCGCCAACTAATGATTTGCGTTTGTGTGTGACAGCAGCGTCTAAAATCACAACAATTACtctattctttttaatCACCCAATAGAAGCAGGTGAATCACTGTATATATACGTACAATCATATACCgcaaattgaaaataaatggCAAGTGTTTATCTAAAAAGAGAATGTATTAGAATGTCCTTAATGTTGTTTATCTTTGGCGAGAAAGTCATTGTTTGTGTTAATTATCTCTGCGATACTACGTACAATCTAACAACATTCCAATTGTAATAAAGAAACAGCAAATATAAGAGAACAACGTACAAACTAATCATTATAAAGTGGGAACAACCTTGAGCAACAGTTTGGgagtttaaaaaaaattgaaatcatttcttgttttcaaattcaaactcCTATAAGTAATAAGTTTTTTAAACTTAATATAATACTGCTGGTATTCTAGAAATACCCTATATAAGTAGACATATTAATCCTGTTTGATTAATCTTGTAAGGTAACACGTACTATATCAATGTTATCCAGCGGGCACTACTCTTTCGTAATCGGACTATCGCCACGCCACTAAGACTCGGGTATAAATACCATCCTTGACGACGACTACTACTTCTATAGGTATTCTATATACTACACCAGAGCAAAAATACACGTTATTCAACATTGCATAGCTCTCACAATTTTAAgccaaaaaatcaaaaaaaaaacaaccctccttaaaaattgtttcagGGGATCAAATTAATTCGACGCGTCTTGGTTATCACACgaaaatccaaaaattaattttcgTGTAATTGACCActataaaaatattgaaatctttcctttgtttttttttttttcagttcCACCATTCAACGCTTTTCCTTTAAACAAGCATTGTTTATGGCTTTTTTCAGCAAATAgaataattgttgattatcTGACTgttattaattgaattacaaaatatcctttttttttaatttgaaatagtAAGAAACCCTCCAAAATGGAAGTTGCAGAAGAATATTTTCCTTGCTTGGTTCTGAAGTTTTTCTTCACTGACGAAGTTTGGAagcatttgaaaatgtatCCAGACTACGAACGATTGATAGAGAACCCTAAATCAAATCGtggatttttcaatacAGTCACCGATTCTGAATACGACAAAAAATGGGATATTAGAAATTACCTTTCATCTGGTTTCCCTGATTCTAGAATTGCCCATGATGAAGATATTCACGCTACTGTTCGAATCCAAAAATTCTTCCATCCACATACTTTACCAAATGATCTTGACGGAGATCTGTGGCATCTGGTCAAGGATAACAAAGAAGCTCTTGATAGTTTTCTTGATTATGTGCAACAGTTTTAGGATTACACCATAGAAGTTAAGAATAAAATGTACACATACTATCGGTGTAACTACTCGCATACAAATAGTGGTGTTTCAACTAAAAAAGCCGATTGCAAACATAAAATTACAATACAAACACTTAAATCGGGGAAGTATAAAATCATGTGGTATTTGAGGCACAACCACTTGATTGATCCAATAAGATTAGCAATGCTGCCAAAACAACCATTGCCTACCATTCTTCCTTGGCCAGGATTAGAAATACCAAAAACACCGATGATCGAACTTGCACTtgaaaataacaaatataaattcGCTGACAGAGCatccaacaaaaaaagtgaGGCAAATTTTGATCCAGATGTGCTTAAGACTTTAAAAAATGTGTTATTCAATGTTAAGCGCAGGCATGAATTTGCTGTGTTCAAAAAACGTTCAACAAACTCTGAGAATAGTAAATTTTGTGATGTGGGAAATTCTACATTGGATCCTGAATCTATGTGGTATTTTGgtattattcatttatcTGATATCGAACGCATTCAAAATACacaaattgtttttctaGGCTGCACCACTATTTTGAGTGAAGGGTTATATAACGACAATGTTAAGTTGTATAGTTTTTTCACCAAAAATGTTATAACCGGGGATGGGATATCAATAGGATATTTAATGACCAACACAGATTCTCATGAACCGATAGCATCTTTTTTGAGATGTTTTGTTGAAAGGGGAATACAAATCAAAAGGTTTGTTACTGATTATTCGCTTAAAATAGTGCAAGCTATCAATGAAGGGTATAATGTTGGGATGCCAAACCAAAGTCAGAATTTCAATGCTCTTATTACATTCTCCACCCCACAAATTTTCGAAGCGtttgattatcaaattatatCACTTATAAAAAACACACTCAcaaatgataattatattCCAGATAATTACGAGGATTAcatattacaaaaaaattttggtggtttttttttccattcaAACCAATTATCAAAAGGAGTAACAAAGGAGCAAGTACTTTGTAATCAGGATATTGCTCGTAATTATTTGACTCGACTCAAACACAAGAAAACTATTGAAGAAGCTCGTGAACTTTTGGGAGAgattgaaaacaaatttaaacaatatcCGGAGTTTATAGAATGTACCAAGAAACATTTTTTGGAATCTGGTCTATATTGGTTAGATTGTTATCTCGGTAGACATAGAGCAATGTCTAATAATTATCTTGATGATTTCAACCGAGATTTGAGATTCAATCATTTCAAACAGGGAAGAAGATATAGTCCAGATAAGATCATAACGTTGATGGTTCTGTGgttttcaagaatttttaaTCGGTCATATCCCTCACTTAGGCCTGTACCACGGGAGAGACATATTGACGATGCAGAAAAAGATTCAAAACGTTTAGCCGGTTATATCCCAGCAAACCAAATACCTGAAATGGTTATTGTTTCTCCTAGTTGCATTAGTGTTAAATCATTCAATGGACCAAATTTTTACAATATTTATTGTGATGGACGTGGAGTTTATTACTGTCAATGTCCATTCAACAGTTTTTCAATGGATTATTGCAAACACATTTACTTGTATAAACgttatcaaaaattgaaagaagagGGAGCTATTATTGTCCAACAACCAAGTATTGCAACTAATATTCATCTGAATGCTACTCCTTTGGTTGAAGGTAGAAGTGATCCAGCCAATTCAGTCCAAAATAGTATTCCAAGACCATTGACCGGTAATGTAGAATCTGGTGCATCGTTGCTGGCCGATGACGAAAATgatgttgtttttgtaaaGGAAAGAACGATTCCTGAATCATCCAAGAGTGAAGAAAGTGAAATCATACAGGGGGTTTATAGTGAGAAGGTTGCTAGAAATATCCAGCAATGGGAagagaataataatagtcTTGATGCGGAGGTCAAAAAATCCGAGGATAGGTTGAAAATTCAAAGGGAAAAGTATGAAAAACAGATCAAATATGCTTTGAAACAAATGGAATTAGCTAGAAAAGAAGAACGGGAGTATCAACTCCAATTTGCAGAAAATCATAAGATTCGAAAGAAACGTGATACGGCAAGAATAAAAACTAAAGAGCATAAGCAAACGTTGGagaaaatacaaaaaatagAGGAAATGATCCGAAGTAATAATTGCAACGAGATCGATAAAAAGGCAAAAATTCatgaaatcaaacaattgtATAATTCAACCGCCCCAGATCCAGTTACAGCATCAAGTTGATATGTTAATTGTACCTCACATTAGAAatcagtttttttttaaaataaaagttgatttatcaaatatatcACTAGTTTATATTTAGTAAGTAGAGTCCAAAATAAGAATTGTgtattaaaaatgaaagttTTTGTCaaactttttttaatttaaaaacAGGATTCGTTGTGATTGCTCTTTTTTAGAATTGTGTCTTCTTTGACCTTCTTCGTTCTTTAGTGGTAATTAAAAATTCGTAGAAAAATACACTGTTACTGGTGATGAATTTTTATTGTGAGTTTATACTAAGTATTCTTTTGTTAAATATCTagtttgaaaatattcttGAAGCATTATTGTTATGGCGGTAACAAATTCCCTATGCACTACATTGCCTCCAAtaagaaattcaaatatgaTGCATTTTGTTATGTAACATTAAGATAATTTGTGTTTGACTTCTATTTTGACAGCTATCCATAACAGTTATTACAGCTCTTGCATCTGCGAGTGTTTGTTCtgttattatttggtgGTGTGATTTGTTGAAGTATTTATATTCCAGAAATCCAATGTCAAAAATGATGACCTACCTTCTTCGGTCTTTTTGTGAAATGGATTTACAATGTGTACCTTACATACGTATTTAGTCAATTTCTTAAATTCATgtatcaaaatttgatcGGTAAATTTCATAACACAAGTATTATCATGCATCTTCCATGGTGGAAAAGCAATTCCGATTCCGACAGAATTTCCTAAATTGGTACCTGAAACTTGTACTAGAATgacaaaaaatttcaattttgtgaAACAAAGTAATACAGAAAACTGAAGAAAATTGAACCCTGGATAAAATGTTTATTTCACTTTGCCcattaattttaatcaTTCAACCAGGGGTTACTGTttcatatttcaaattaggAAATATTCAAGTATGTAGAACTAGTATATATAGGcattgtttttctttattgcTTGTTTGCttactcttttttttattattattttgtttgttccTACCACTTCACAAATACCAATGACAATGAAGTTAaatttactattattattatttatcgTTGAACTAGTTGCTGCTGTTACAAATTACAATCTTGGTTCTGCACCAGTTAGCCGATATTTACTGAAAACCGGTACATATTCGCCTGTGGCCGCCTCCAGAGTTTGTAATGATAACTGCTATTCTTTCTATGAGGGGGAGTTATTCTGTGGAAAGTTTGATTCAAATGTATCAGAAACGGACTATTTAAACTGTCTTTGTCTTAACAAACAATACCGTTCAAATTTCGAAGGGTGCAACTGCAAGTCCGAGTCAGAAGtaaatttctttgattGGAAGTCTTCGTGTTCAGATATATCAAGTGTCAAAAACTACCTGTTGCCAACCACACAGCTTGGTACCTGCAACTCCCATTGCAGTGCTTATCAAACTATACCCGCTGAATGTCTAGTTTATGAATCAGGAAAGTACCAAGAGGATCAAGTTTGTATATGTCAAAATGCAGAGTTTTGGTATCATTACGAAAATTGTGACTGCCTAGACTTTGGTGATGTTGATCATGAATATGAAGATATCTGTTATTACGCAACAAATTCTTTTGTAACTAGTGATGATTATTATGACTCCTTTTTTGCAACCTACACCGAAGGTTCATTTGAAAGTATATTAGAAAAAGGTAGTTTTTTAGCTGAACAAAAAGGTTCTATCACTTCTGGATTGGCGTCAAAAACAGAGACATCAAAGGTTTCCACCACCACGTTTTCGTCAAATGGTACTAGCAGTGGAACCACCAACGGTGATACTAGAGCTGAGACCAAAAGCAGTAACTCAACAcaaacatcatcatctgaTAAAAACAGTTCTCAAATCAACTCAATCTCATCAACAGGAGTTGCCAATTTTGTAGCTAGTTTTGGAATGGGTAcgttattgttgtttgttctCAGTTTGTGTTGATTGTATTAATTACATAGAgtataaaaaatttgtagCTACATTCTTCGTATGATGATCTGACTGTGTGACAGCTACTACTGCCACTGCTACCAAATGTGGtatattactactactactaccactatCTTGGTAAAGATTACACGcacaaatcaaaaagacacgaaaaatttaaataattgagacaacaaaatcaaaacaaataaaattaataacaattttgaatttttgaattttctttttgtttgtttgttagACGCTACCtactttttcattttctttggGTTGTCAAAttccaatttatttttcccttcttctttcttccaAATAGACGACAGAATCAAATCTACTTTACAAGAATATTTGTTAATTTCCCTAATCTTATAATGTTACTACTAGATATACTATCAATCGGTTGgcaaattattattcagACTGGTACAAATGGTTTGGGAGAAGATTACACCAACGGCGACAATGATGGGAAGAAACCTGATCCAATTCATTCAGTTGGTCCACAAAGGGTTTTCACAACACAATTAGTCTTAACTTTAATAGCTGGgatgttttcatttttattgttttgtatGTTAAGATTCAAATGGCCCCATATATATGCTGTTAGAACATTGAGACAACCACGAAATAATCTGCATATTTTGCGACCTTTGcctaataatttatttggaTGGATCAAAGTAGTTTATAAAATaactgatgaagaaattataGCTTGTTCAGGGCTAGATACTTTTGTATATTTGAGGTTTTTCAAAATGGGGATcaagatttttttaatcTTATCAATACTGGCAATATTTGTCCTAAGTCCAATACGATATTATTTCACAGGTAATTATGATAAAGAGAATATAATGacaaaaccaaatcaacCACCAGATATCAATTATGATTTCCCCAGTTTCTATTGGGTGTATCCTATTTTCACCTATgtgttttcaattgttgtgTTTTATTACTTGTTTGAATTTACTACCACCATTTTGCGAACAAGACAAAAATATCTTGCTTCACAAAGTTCCATTACTGATAGGACAATTAAATTGGATGGAATTCCTAAAAGATTACTACAACgagaaaaattaaagaaatttattgaagatttaGGTATTGGGAAAGTACTTGATgtcaaattgatttacaaTTGGACCCCCTTGGAAGACTTGTTACACAAAAGACAAGAGTTGATGAATAATTTGGAATGTATATATACGTCAATGTACAAAATGGACATTGATATTTACAATCAACATGAAGTCCCGGCAGTCAATCCAATTTGGTCTGAACCATTAGACAAACCACAGTTGAATGAATTAGCTAATAAATACACCCAGGAATTAATTGAACTTGATGGCGAGATTAAACACATGCAAGGTAAATTTGACAGTGATTTGTCCACTATAGATGTTAAAGAGAATCGAGAATTTAAGCAAGTGCCTTCAGCATTTATCACCATGGATTCAGTGGCATCAGCTCAAATGGCAGCTCAAACCATTTTGGATCCTCGTgtatataaattaattgcCAGTTTAGCCCCTGCTCCTAAAGATATCATATGggagaatttgaaattgactTATTTTGAAaggaaaatcaaatcatattTTATAACCCTTGTGATTGTTTTGAGTTATGGGttcattatatttttggttATTCCATTGACATCTTTGcttgatttgaaaactaTCAGTAAGTTCTGGCCAGCATTAGGGGAATTCATAGGTCAATCCAAATGGTTAACTACATTTGTAACTGGTATCTTGCCACCATTATTGTTTACACTTTTGAATTTTCTGTTCCCATATTTCTATCAATATTTGTCTCAATTACAAGGTTACACATCTAACAGCGACGTTGAGTTATCTACATTactgaaaaatttcttctttatattttttaacttgtttttgatttatgtTGCTGCAGGGACTTTTTGGGATTATATGTCATATATTAGCGATACGACAAAGATTGCTGTGCAATTAGCTACGTCGTTAAGAAGAATGGCATTGTTCtatgttgatttaattttattacaaGGGTTAACCATGTTCCCTGTTAAACTATTACAAGTGAGtgattttttcttattgaATGTCTTGGgcaaattgttttattttaaaagattgatattgaaaacacCAAGAGATTATCGTTCTTACTATTTCACTCCACAAATATTTGACTTTGGTATCAATTTGCCACAACACATTCTTATATTTAtgattattttgatatatTCAGTGGTGTCCACGAAAATTGTCACTTGTggattgatttattttatcttggggttatttgtttataaatatcaattggTCTACAATTTTGTTCATCCACCTCATTCTACGGGTAAAGTCTGGCCAATGATTTTCCGAAGAGTGATTTTAGGGTTAATTATTTTCCAGTTGTTTATGTGTGGAACATTAGCTCTAGAGAGTGCCATATTGTTGTCGATTTTATGTACACCATTGATATTTATAACAATGATTATTCTATggaattttgaaaaatattatgTGCCATTGAATACATTTATTGCCTTACGAGCTATTTTGAATCCatatgattttgaaaaagttttcGATCAAGATGATCAACTGTTTAGTAGCACTAGCAATGCCAACAGTAATGATGAATCCGATACATCAGCAATATTAGATGACTTGGATTTGGATTTAGATTTGGAGAACGATCCAATTGACGAATCTTCATGTTTGCTAGAAAATGGTGGtgataatggtaatggtaaCGATCATGGCTCTAATGGCGAGATTAATAATGGATCCATAACTAAATCTAGTAGACAGAATAATGGCGAGCCAACTAtttcaagaagaaaatcaacattAGATGAAGAACGTGAAGAGTTTACTGATTATACATATCCAGGATTGATAGACCCACTAGATGGTCCATGGGTTGGATTTACTGGAAATTTTGTCAAGATGATTGAATACAAATCATTGCgtttacaacaacaagcatTGTTAGAAGAAGGTCGAAATGTGCGTAACGAAAATGAAGCTGCTATTGGCACTACTTTTATTaatgaacaagaattggttgttaataaaaaattatcagTTAGTGAATGGGAATGAGTTACAGTTTATCGggttttttcatttttaaaatattatttatgaTTTAATACTAGTAtacaaaattaattaatagcaatttattaaatatataatcaatattaaaGAATCTAGTTAAAAAACACGCAAAATACTTtaaagaaacaatttaataatgTGATGGCTATTATTACTTTTTCTTATCACAAGATAAATGGACAAAACAGTAAAAGACATAATTAAACTTCATGTGTTTTGAAATAGAATTCTCAATTGTTTGTTAGTTAGTTCTAAATCCCATCATTGTCGTAGTTGTTGAACTATGTTGgaaagaaacaaacaattataGCTTAAACAGtccaaaattgataaaaagaaagtttaACTCTCTTTTAAGGTTTAGACTTTTCCGTATGATgaaacattattattatcattatcatatAAAACTCAACAGTTGCTAGACATTGATATGGATCATAGCccttttaaaaataatatcaaaGAGCTATGTAAATTAAAACCTTGACTTGTTGGAATCTTCTACGGGAAAAGTTGCAAGAGTTGGTgtaaaatcaaatggaCCAAAATATTACGAGAATATTAATGTGTGcaatatattatataaGAACAAAACAACATATGTCAGTtattaatatataaaaatctatgataaaaattatgaacaattaattaatcaattaataataatagtaatagtaatagtaataaaaacagtataaaaatcaatcttccatttttttttcattttttctttctaataattataacaaaatcattatcatcaaaaaaacaccaccaccaacggcaacaacaacaacaacaataaccaCCGTCAACCGTCAACCTGTTAATTCTTAATTCTTAACTTAGCCTAATTTCAATCATTGGTTATATCATTACTTGATTTTTTCCGagaaatttttgttttagcttgatttcttttcctAATCAATGAAACTTCAgttaatttcttttgtcTTAAAATTTTATCAGTAACATAAGCAGGTTTTTCAGAACTATAATCACATTGTAATCCAAATTTAGCACAACCTCCACAAATTGGTGTGACTTCATCACATTTCAAATGTTTAATTCGACAAATCCAACATCCTTTTTTAGATCTAGGTaataatcttcttcttgtatgttttttcttcaccATTGGATTAGAAGTAGAAGTAGAATCAGTATTGGTGTTAGTGCCATTACCACTGGTATTTTCATCACTACAACTTCCAGATCCTgtaccactaccaccaccattgtTCAAATCAAcgtttaatttcattttcttgcctttagtagtagtagaagGAGTAGAATTTGAACCTGTACCAACATCAGAAGAGACACcaccattttcatcatcatgaTCATGACCATGaccattatcattatcattatcattatcatctttATAATTCTTGACTTGTGGTTCTTCATTGACAACTTGTTCAGTTTTAATTGAggatttattcattttagTTTTCGATTTTCTGCCTCTTAGTTTTTTGACCACTTTCTTATTAGACaaagttgaagaagatgatgcaGTAGATAAAATAGGTGATGGAGTTGATGGTTTTGTAGAATCAGGATTATGACGGAATATATTCATCACTGGTAATCCATGATGTGATCCATGAGATGAAGTAGATGATGCATTAGAAAGTGATCTATAACCAGTAATATTTCCACTACTTCCAAGTCCAACTCCTCCGACTGGTGCCAAAGATCTCATGGTGTCATTACTTACACCTCcaattggtggtggtggttgagAAAAATCAGATAAtacatcttcatcatccaTATCATCAATGTCAATACTGAaatttttacaattaaTATCATGagaatcatcaatatcattctCCTTTTTCACATTTATAaaacttgtttttttcCGTAATAATGGAGATAAAGTTTTCGGTGGGGtaacaatatcattattattattattagcaTCATCCAATTCAGTTGgtgttgataatgaatgaaCTAAATTTGCCcttaaatttttctttgaagAAGTATTCAAtcttgataatgatgatttctTCGTGATTTTATTGTGACGTACGtgtgatgatgatgatgatgatggttgATATATATGATGTGGAGTAGACTTGGATAATGGTAAAGTGGAATTAAGCATATTTGgagatttttctttcagtGGTTCATCAATACCAGATAAAATAGTGTTATTACTAAATATTGGTGATTGCTCCAAAATtgtattttcaaattgtggTTGACTAGTAGTAAAATTAGCACTATCAGTAATTAATGGTGAATTAGCTTCAGTTTTCAATGCATTATTTGTCAATTGTTGAGGTGGTACAACATCAAGATATTGATTCTGAGATTGTTGTGATGGTAAAgatgttggtggtggtggaagagaaggtggtggtggtaatacACCACTTTGTTGAGATGAAGAATGCAAATTAGTTTGGGCAAAATTTGATGTGATATTAGTATGACTATAATCACCGGCACCGGCACCGGCACCTGTTGCAGCAGCACTAACACTGACACCACCAATAGAATCAAACGATGCATTACTGAATTCCAAATCATTATTCATGACCAAATCAGCAGAATGATTATGTAAATTGTATAAAAATGTACTTGGTTGTGGATCATTAGACATAGAACCATTAGTGACTTTATAATATTCAGATTGATTTAATGCTGATTGAGGTAAGATTGATGATGGGTTTGCTGCATCTAAATTAGGTAATGATGTAGTTGAATGAGCAGCATTagtgttgttgaaaatcaaataagGATGTTGAGTTGATGGCATATCATTAATATATTCATTATAAAAtggatgttgttgatttaataatggTGTTGGTTGGGATTgtgcttgttgttgaggtGGTAATGAgtcttgttgttgctttACCAATCCTAGTCCCAACTCCAGATCCAGTAGCAGTGCTGGGGGTGGCTGTGGTTGCAAATCACTATGATTTGTAAGTGGAGCCAGATGTAAATATGGAGACACATATGGTTGGTTTGTATGGATATTTGGTGGACGAGTAGGATTGAATGATGAATTAGggttattatcaaattgaaataattgatcTATTGGTGTTTGGAAATATGGATTTGCATAAGGTTGAGCTTGCTGCAGttgcagttgttgttgttgttgttgttgctgtagAGCCAATTGTTGgtcttgttgttgctgctgttgttgtagttgtaaAAATTGAAGTTGCAGAAATTGTTGCTGCAATTGTAGATTCTGTAGATAGCTTGTTGATCGTACTGGTGAAGACGAACTAATCACTGACGAGTTCAACTTTATTGTATCTTCTCCATAAGGCGAATTTGGTGctgaagaagttgaatCGGGTGTAACCATATGGGTAATCATTTATACAGTggattaaaaaataaaactaattGGAAGTAAATTGAGGATATTGATGTTTGGAGTGAAGATATAGAATATGAATTCCTGAATATAGGTTATTGATATCCCTCGTTTTTATATTAAACAGTAATAAGt
This genomic stretch from Candida albicans SC5314 chromosome 1, complete sequence harbors:
- the UME6 gene encoding Zn(II)2Cys6 transcription factor UME6 (Zn(II)2Cys6 transcription factor; role in hyphal extension, virulence, adherence to plastic; rat catheter biofilm induced; has a long 5'-UTR that regulates translational efficiency and controls transition to filamentous growth), which encodes MITHMVTPDSTSSAPNSPYGEDTIKLNSSVISSSSPVRSTSYLQNLQLQQQFSQLQFLQLQQQQQQQDQQLALQQQQQQQQSQSQQAQPYANPYFQTPIDQLFQFDNNPNSSFNPTRPPNIHTNQPYVSPYLHSAPLTNHSDLQPQPPPASLSDSELGLGLVKQQQDSLPPQQQAQSQPTPLLNQQHPFYNEYINDMPSTQHPYLIFNNTNAAHSTTSLPNLDAANPSSILPQSALNQSEYYKVTNGSMSNDPQPSTFLYNLHNHSADLVMNNDLEFSNASFDSIGGVSVSAAATGAGAGAGDYSHTNITSNFAQTNLHSSSQQSGVLPPPPSLPPPPTSLPSQQSQNQYLDVVPPQQLTNNALKTEANSPLITDSANFTTSQPQFENTILEQSPIFSNNTILSGIDEPSKEKSPNMLNSTLPLSKSTPHHIYQPSSSSSSHVRHNKITKKSSLSRLNTSSKKNLRANLVHSLSTPTELDDANNNNNDIVTPPKTLSPLLRKKTSFINVKKENDIDDSHDINCKNFSIDIDDMDDEDVLSDFSQPPPPIGGVSNDTMRSLAPVGGVGLGSSGNITGYRSLSNASSTSSHGSHHGLPVMNIFRHNPDSTKPSTPSPILSTASSSSTLSNKKVVKKLRGRKSKTKMNKSSIKTEQVVNEEPQVKNYKDDNDNDNDNGHGHDHDDENGGVSSDVGTGSNSTPSTTTKGKKMKLNVDLNNGGGSGTGSGSCSDENTSGNGTNTNTDSTSTSNPMVKKKHTRRRLLPRSKKGCWICRIKHLKCDEVTPICGGCAKFGLQCDYSSEKPAYVTDKILRQKKLTEVSLIRKRNQAKTKISRKKSSNDITND